A DNA window from Hordeum vulgare subsp. vulgare chromosome 1H, MorexV3_pseudomolecules_assembly, whole genome shotgun sequence contains the following coding sequences:
- the LOC123426464 gene encoding LOB domain-containing protein 15-like, translating into MSTASDWQQDHEVGKKIKSESTAEADRMMAAARRSSSLPAAGAGPASTPSFNTMTPCAACKLLRRRCAQECPFSPFFSPLEPHKFASVHKVFGASNVSKMLLEVHESQRGDAANSLVYEANLRLRDPVYGCMGAILTLQQQVHALEAELAAVRAEILKHRYRPAAAAAAAVPNVPPSSHASQLLAAGGHRPAGAMGLPAPAVGPVASASSSTTVYAAASSSTDYSSITHENAPYFG; encoded by the exons ATGTCCACTGCAAG TGACTGGCAGCAAGACCATGAGGTAGGGAAGAAGATAAAGAGTGAGTCGACGGCCGAGGCGGACCGGATGATGGCGGCGGCACGAAGGAGTAGCAGCCTGCCTGCAGCAGGCGCCGGACCAGCATCGACACCATCGTTCAACACGATGACGCCTTGTGCTGCGTGCAAGCTGCTCCGGCGGCGGTGCGCCCAAGAGTGCCCCTTCTCACCTTTCTTCTCGCCGCTAGAGCCGCACAAGTTCGCCTCCGTTCACAAGGTCTTCGGCGCCAGCAACGTCTCCAAGATGCTCCTG GAGGTGCACGAGAGCCAGCGCGGCGACGCGGCCAACAGCCTGGTGTACGAGGCGAACCTGAGGCTCCGCGACCCCGTCTACGGCTGCATGGGCGCCATCCTCACCCTGCAGCAGCAGGTGCACGCTCTCGAGGCCGAGCTCGCCGCCGTCCGCGCCGAGATCCTCAAGCACAGGTAccgccctgccgccgccgccgctgccgcggtGCCCAACGTGCCCCCGTCCTCGCACGCCTcccagctcctcgccgccggaggCCACCGGCCGGCTGGGGCGATGGGGCtgccggcgccggcggtggggcctgTGGCTTCCGCGTCGTCGTCGACCACGGTGTACGCCGCCGCGTCGAGCTCCACGGACTACAGCTCCATCACGCATGAGAATGCTCCGTATTTTGGTTGA
- the LOC123426473 gene encoding uncharacterized protein LOC123426473, giving the protein MVLEQKGETSSGMYTYKHRGDKGVDIHEIFVKKSRTRVLLSYTGLILLLAIVCRSLLGKEKLYLESVWSITFGVLVAKFLQYKPVKKESVVIMPSFGVQLEIHFWSGRVDRHFVPIGKILKPLLNECVTPVTCYWSLALLLRDEEELKLVFQKFRPPVKMLVPIWRALCAFTDSECTSQHSAVSKPNRSEA; this is encoded by the exons ATGGTGCTAGAACAGAAAGGAGAAACGTCCAGTGGCATGTATACTTACAAGCATCGTGGTGACAAGGGAGTTGATATCCATGAGATTTTCGTTAAGAAGAGCAGAACCCGTGTTCTGCTGTCGTATACTGGACTCATTCTACTTCTTGCAATTGTCTGCCGATCATTGCTGGGAAAG GAGAAGTTGTATCTTGAGTCAGTGTGGAGTATTACCTTTGGAGTTCTGGTTGCCAAATTTTTGCAATACAAACCAGTGAAGAAAG AGTCGGTAGTGATAATGCCATCTTTTGGGGTTCAGCTAGAAATACATTTCTGGAG CGGAAGAGTTGATCGTCATTTTGTGCCAATTGGCAAGATTCTAAAGCCACTGTTGAACGAGTGTGTGACACCAGTAACCTGTTACTGGAGCTTGGCGTTGCTTCTGCGCGATGAAGAGGAGCTCAAGCTAGTTTTCCAG AAATTCCGCCCACCTGTCAAAATGCTGGTCCCTATCTGGAGAGCTCTCTGCGCATTCACAGACTCCGAATGCACAAGCCAGCATTCTGCAGTTTCTAAACCGAACCGTTCAGAAGCGTGA